A stretch of Homo sapiens chromosome 12, GRCh38.p14 Primary Assembly DNA encodes these proteins:
- the ATP5F1B gene encoding ATP synthase F(1) complex subunit beta, mitochondrial precursor translates to MLGFVGRVAAAPASGALRRLTPSASLPPAQLLLRAAPTAVHPVRDYAAQTSPSPKAGAATGRIVAVIGAVVDVQFDEGLPPILNALEVQGRETRLVLEVAQHLGESTVRTIAMDGTEGLVRGQKVLDSGAPIKIPVGPETLGRIMNVIGEPIDERGPIKTKQFAPIHAEAPEFMEMSVEQEILVTGIKVVDLLAPYAKGGKIGLFGGAGVGKTVLIMELINNVAKAHGGYSVFAGVGERTREGNDLYHEMIESGVINLKDATSKVALVYGQMNEPPGARARVALTGLTVAEYFRDQEGQDVLLFIDNIFRFTQAGSEVSALLGRIPSAVGYQPTLATDMGTMQERITTTKKGSITSVQAIYVPADDLTDPAPATTFAHLDATTVLSRAIAELGIYPAVDPLDSTSRIMDPNIVGSEHYDVARGVQKILQDYKSLQDIIAILGMDELSEEDKLTVSRARKIQRFLSQPFQVAEVFTGHMGKLVPLKETIKGFQQILAGEYDHLPEQAFYMVGPIEEAVAKADKLAEEHSS, encoded by the exons ATGTTGGGGTTTGTGGGTCGGGTGGCCGCTGCTCCGGCCTCCGGGGCCTTGCGGAGACTCACCCCTTCAGCGTCGCTGCCCCCAGCTCAGCTCTTACTGCGGGCCGCTCCGACGGCGGTCCATCCTG TCAGGGACTATGCGGCGCAAACATCTCCTTCGCCAAAAGCAGGCGCCGCCACCGGGCGCATCGTGGCGGTCATTGGCGCAGTGGTGGACGTCCAGTTTGATGAGGGACTACCACCAATTCTAAATGCCCTGGAAGTGCAAGGCAGGGAGACCAGACTGGTTTTGGAGGTGGCCCAGCATTTGG GTGAGAGCACAGTAAGGACTATTGCTATGGATGGTACAGAAGGCTTGGTTAGAGGCCAGAAAGTACTGGATTCTGGTGCACCAATCAAAATTCCTGTTGGTCCTGAGACTTTGGGCAGAATCATGAATGTCATTGGAGAACCTATTGATGAAAGAGGTCCCATCAAAACCAAACA ATTTGCTCCCATTCATGCTGAGGCTCCAGAGTTCATGGAAATGAGTGTTGAGCAGGAAATTCTGGTGACTGGTATCAAGGTTGTCGATCTGCTAGCTCCCTATGCCAAGGGTGGCAAAATTG GGCTTTTTGGTGGTGCTGGAGTTGGCAAGACTGTACTGATCATGGAGTTAATCAACAATGTCGCCAAAGCCCATGGTGGTTACTCTGTGTTTGCTGGTGTTGGTGAGAGGACCCGTGAAGGCAATGATTTATACCATGAAATGATTGAATCTGGTGTTATCAACTTAAAAGATGCCACCTCTAAG GTAGCGCTGGTATATGGTCAAATGAATGAACCACCTGGTGCTCGTGCCCGGGTAGCTCTGACTGGGCTGACTGTGGCTGAATACTTCAGAGACCAAGAAGGTCAAGATGTACTGCTATTTATTGATAACATCTTTCGCTTCACCCAGGCTGGTTCAGAG gtgtCTGCATTATTGGGCCGAATCCCTTCTGCTGTGGGCTATCAGCCTACCCTGGCCACTGACATGGGTACTATGCAGGAAAGAATTACCACTACCAAGAAGGGATCTATCACCTCTGTACAG GCTATCTATGTGCCTGCTGATGACTTGACTGACCCTGCCCCTGCTACTACGTTTGCCCATTTGGATGCTACCACTGTACTGTCGCGTGCCATTGCTGAGCTGGGCATCTATCCAGCTGTGGatcctctagactccacctctcgTATCATGGATCCCAACATTGTTGGCAGTGAGCATTACGATGTTGCCCGTGGGGTGCAAAAGATCCTGCAG GACTACAAATCCCTCCAGGATATCATTGCCATCCTGGGTATGGATGAACTTTCTGAGGAAGACAAGTTGACCGTGTCCCGTGCACGGAAAATACAGCGTTTCTTGTCTCAGCCATTCCAGGTTGCTGAGGTCTTCACAGGTCATATGGGGAAGCTGGTACCCCTGAAGGAGACCATCAAAGGATTCCAGCAGATTTTGGCAG GTGAATATGACCATCTCCCAGAACAGGCCTTCTATATGGTGGGACCCATTGAAGAAGCTGTGGCAAAAGCTGATAAGCTGGCTGAAGAGCATTCATCGTGA